Within Wyeomyia smithii strain HCP4-BCI-WySm-NY-G18 chromosome 2, ASM2978416v1, whole genome shotgun sequence, the genomic segment atcagtcttaaaaaaaatgctacgtcgattttactacaaccccccctccccccttgtcacagcttgtcacaaaatgatgatatcccccctccccccataaatgctacgtcatttaagtatggtcccttaataaatgtttatccctaacatgtgatgataaagagtgaaaaggaactctgcgactgaaatactctacgcctaaatgtggataattactcactctgtgtgagagaaagtcaggtagaaaaggaaatttgggcaaaaatcaaggGAACGGAAAAAGCCTGATTGTCACAAAAGTGATttaccactcttgtttcgctcagctgtggtgcaaatgtataaattttttgcgagcaacagaaatgcagcacaaagcagaagcgAAACGCATGATGCAAATCGTTTCTGCACGAAGCGCTTATGCTGGTCAAGAAGTGATCGGTGAATATTCACGCTGCTCTTTCTTCATATTGCACAATGACCGAAAATTCGGATTTGCGGTCAAAATTTTTCGTGTGTGTTGAATTGTTGGTTTTCTACTGTAGATGATTTTGTCATATAAGAAAAGTCTTGCAATGACAATGAGCTGTCTATGAACTACGTAATCTGGAGGTAAtcttatatttattttgaaaaccaaaaataagttttcaatgtaaacaaaagaaaaaattatTGTACGTTCACTTAATGTGTTTTAGACCAAATTGCTATGATATACAAGGAATTTTGCTGATAAAAATTTAGAACGTTTAAAGAAAAATTAACACATGCaggaaaatgaattttgttcaatcatctttttctacaaaaacacaaattttctgCAACCATTTTTCATAGATTTCTGAAAAGCACAAGTAGGGCTCTCAGGCACACTATCAGGAACTGTGTTTATACGTGCTTACATTTGATGTTTTGATGGTCAAAATCATGAAAAttatacatattttttatgtGGCCTACGACAGACTTTATGGGGTTAAAATCCTCTAGGCAGCTTTAGtaggatttttttatttcaatataatcagaaaaactatttttcctcATTTCTGAAAGAGGTAGCTTTGGAGGCGTTTTTCAACATAAACCGTTTCATGTATCAAGATTTCGTtcagaaattatgaaaatatagatagAAAACTACAAAACCATGTGCTTAAAACTTCCTGAATATGAAATTCCcatttaaggggggaccctactctggaaagttgaaaaataatgaattttcgtgatatttttttcggatgtttagagaaagGTGAGGTGTTCGGGCATTCCGGCTATGGATTaatgtatatttgaagatgtattttgtgtaccgtgggtgcaaatatagtgagtattacgctattggcagtgtttttctcgaaaccatattttttcaactggtggtaagttttcctcagcatctactgaaccgattttgctgaatttttttttaacatgtaaaaaaggattatctaacttgtttcatagccgttttttgatatctgagtttttcaatgttttatgattttttaaatatggatttttcatgaaaaaaaaacaattttattactaaaatggccgccattttgtcaatttttggaattttcaaaaacggctacgtaacaagatagataatatgtttctatatactgaaaaaaaatttcagcccgatcggtctactagaagctgagaaaaacttaccaccagttaggtacttatttagagagagcatccacgttcccagctgccaacagtgtaatactcactatatttacattcacgacatggaaaataccttaatcaatagccaaaatagccaaacacttcactttactctagacagccaaaaaaaaatatgaaaattcatgatttttcgaccttctagagtagggtcccccttaataatttttgtcgctCCTGGATATCGGGACCGTGTATTAAGGAGAATACTAAGCCTGTCCAATACTTTGAATGACTTATAGGTAACTATTTTCTCGaaataatgaatttttcattaaaaaaaacagtGCGAACTTAGTTGCGTGCCTAATAACAAcgggaaaataaaaaataaatttaccatCGTatataaatgaatgaaaattattATCGAGATATCTCAAGACAGTCGAAACCGTGTACAATATCATGCGCAGAAGATGATATTTAATCGTAAATCATGCCTGACTGATTTGCGATTTCAGGCTTTGAATCATAAAACAGTGGAATAAATCATTTTCAGTCGGATATTACCATACATCGATACTTATATCAATTATTTCTTTGTACGTACATCGCACTCAAATCAATTcgcatacagtcaggttttttttctacgcgggggatacgtacctcgtaaaaaaaccgcgtaaaaaaactgcgttaattcgaaaatccgcgtgaaaaaaccgcgctaattcaaaaatccgcgttaattcaaaaatccgcgtaaaaacacgtttttttttttaaatccgcgtaaagtagtccatcaagaagggctttagaaaaaacgagacgctctagaaccagtatttaaaattgtcctctttgatggtcattccggatctttcggtgggcggagagtattttttggactagtctagtctagtctagtctacactaacacagccagtacttgaaaggatcctggaaaatgatatccaccattttgaaaatggtttccatacatttttcttgtcaacggccaggcctactgtgtagcgcaatataatacaaagtaatctaagaacggggacaatccgtaccaaccgatccgtatgtaagacgTAATATACCttattcgttgggagtgataaagctaggaaagtacactcctttgttgaccaatccgggatggaacataggtatttcctcctaatgttcgggtttcgaaaccaaggatatagcgccttcactcgcttcaactgttacggttggaacttgagtactaacttTAGTCCTAGCATTTTCAGCTTATGGTTACAGCActattactcgctctctgaaaggaatatggattattattattatttataaaataaCGACAGCCCTTTCGTCAAATGCCAATTGTGCATTCTGTAGATAAATCAAATAGTGATAAATAACaacaaacctaaattaatccacctagcggtcagacccagcctttctcattcaattttttatttgtaaaaatagatttacatgaacgttctgaaatattgatgctgtaatctttacttataaaaatgcagtcaagtttgtctgtctgtctgatccatataggcccaaaaactaccgaaccgatcgacgtgaaaatttgtatgtaggggttgttggtgccgataaaggttcctatgatagtttgagacccctccctcttctggaagggaggggtcccatacaaatgaaacataaatataggcacaactcaagaacaaaccaagcaaatgaaaccgaatttggcatgtggatgttacCCCTtaaactaatatgtccataatagttggatgaaacacaaatttgtgcacatctcaagaactaatcaaccaaatggaacaaaatttggcaggtaaatgtttttagtggtaacaaatatgtacataatggtttgaaacccgactccctcttctataagggagggatcccatgataatgaaacacaaatttcgcacagctaaagaaccaatcaagaaaatacaaccaaatttggtatgtgaatgtttttagaggtaacaaatatgtccataatggtttgacacccctccctcttctggaagtacatgtttcttcacgaatttctgcacatctcgcgaactaatcaactaaatggaaccatattggcaggtgaatgtttttagtggtaacaaatatgttccataatcgacctcagacaacattttggattgtaagatggcaacttccggtttctggaaaacagccgaaaatggccgatttccacccaatataataatatccggatctagaataatacacaggagctaaaatcgaccacagatagcattttaaattctaagatggcgacttccggtttctgaaaacagcagaaaattaccaaataccacccaatatgagtttttctttaaccagtatgccgtcaaatccagaaattgtctccaaatgccattatgaaatccaaaacggtgacttccggtgttggaaaaacagcggcaaatgaccaaataccacccaatatgggtatttccggaaccgtaatgatgcactggagccacaaatcgacttcagacaacattttgaattgtaagatggcaacttccggtttctggaaaacaacctgaaatggacgattcccattatatatatttatatttatatatatatatatatatatatatatatatatatatatatttatatatatatatatatatatatatatatatatatatatatatatatatacatatattaacAAATCTGTTCtataattgacctcaggcaacattttggacgattcccattaaatatgagtatctccggaaccagaaagatggacagaagctaaaaattgatcacagacacaatcttgaattttaagatggtgacttccggtgtctggcaaatagccggaaatgaccaaataccattcaatatgaatgttttcggaaccagaactaCGCCccgatgacagaaattgatttcacaggcaattataaagtccaaaatgacgactttcggcttctgaaaaacagtccaaagtaaccagtaccggtttgtgaaaaacagcctaaaataaacaaatactatccaatatgagtatctctggaaccagaatgatgcaaggagctaacaattgacctcaggcaccattttttataggcaacagtcggaaagaatcgaaaaatattcaatatggatatttccgtaaacgtgatgatgcatagaaaccaaacattgaccctggacactattttgaatttgaagacgaccacttttagtttctggaaaataaccaaaaatacctcccaatatgggtatttccggtgtcagattgatgccagaaagtctgctgataatgacagaataccacccaatatgaatatattcagaattagggcgatgtacagaagccaaaagacgaggatgttgtcatttcgataaaaccaatcatttcaaacgatttgttatttgactttgatcatatcctatggccgattcatcgtgcatttgcagacttcaaacaaaccgcaaggaatcaatgaacttggaacgttcaaatagtacgacaccacatttaaattatgttgaggccacatatatcgatcaaagcaggtatagttttaaatagtctttgaatttcttccatttccataacttttgagccacatatcaaattgttatgaagtttgttattcgtaagttcgagagatgactcgttcgtatgacactagttatgttcaaataagtcatgtaatctttgagataatagactttagttgttttattaacaatttaatacataacggttgcttaagcacttttaaaccacgtgttcaatcatgattcatcagttaacccttaactagctcgttcattttatatcaatattgttcaaatcggttgtgtagtttctgagataatgaagtttcgtgattttcacatttcgatacattacagacgaagttacagtccgcttacagtaaaattcaatagggtgttatgaggcagctagacattTCATTTGGCACTAATTTTCTGGAAATCgagtcagccatctttgagaaaagtgagtgagtccaagtagtcttcggaatatgttccttttcttagctggatttcacatttttaaacataacaggcaaagtaatagtccgattgcaaaacatatcaatagggtcttatgaggcaactagaccttccatttgacactgattttatgaaaatcggtccagccatctctgagaaacatgagtgagattaaacattcttcaaaacacgtttcttttcataacttttgaaccacaagtccaatctttatgaaattcaaaaattaagagtatttcaggtagcccgttcatttgaaatcaattttgttcaaatcggttgtgtagttttcgagataatgatgtgccgtgatttttacattttgatacataacctctaaacttaaaatccgattacaattaaattaatagggtcttatgagacaacaagaccttttatttgcaatttatttcatgaaaatcggtccagccatctctgagaaaagtgagtgagaataaaaatctgcacatacacacacacacacacacacacacatacagaaaatgctcagctcgtcgagctaagtcgagtgatatatgccattcggccctttggagcacttgtatactttcggttttgcgagTGATTgcttacctttctaggagaaaggcaaaaacactgTTGTTTCTACCTATGGAGTACACTGAAAGAAATGTTAAGTATTTGTTCGAATATACTTGTATGACGTCAGTCAGTATTTTTATAATATCAGATTGAAAAAGGTGACTCCAGATTGCAATATTACCCCTGGTGACAGGCAGACATAATATGCAATGCTGGTAAAGAAATGCAGATCAAAGGCAAGGTTTTTAAAAAAGGATTATCGATTTCAGAATGTGTTGCACCAGACATTTTGTCAAGCATTGATTCCTGAATGATAATATTTCATGCACGATGCATACAAAACAAACGCAAAGTACGGCGCTTCTCGTCTAGGTTAATATCGTACACCTCGtgcattgtttttattttagtctCCCCTTGTCTGCTGCAAACGCTGCCGTACGTACGACGCATATTTGCGTCTCAAACAACTCCTGTCATTAACTACACAACATCAACGGATCGGTTTCACACACATTCAGTCCATCGGTTCGATACAAACTTGTTCCAGCTTCGGCCAACGAGTAATTCGCAAGCTGCTGACGAGAACCGCACTGACGATATATTGGTAAGTATTCACTGCTCATATTTATTGTTTCTCTGCCGTTCCATTGAGCAAAGCGCACCCAGCAGCAGTAAAGGTGCAAGCCATTCGATCAAGGTATCCTGTCCTGGGTGTAGAAGCATAGGCAGAGCATTATGTGCCACAACAACAAAACAGGCAAAAcgaatgagaattttttttattccagaCCGTCAGCTTGCCATCACCCCACATTGCGCCTTCTTGTGCCATACTGCCGTGCAGCGCCCTGGGCGCTATTGCTACTGTTCCTACGGAACGTGCGTCCGTCTGTTCGTGCGGGTAAGCAGACATGTGCGACGCACATTTCAATTATTGTGCTCGCACCTATACATTGGCTTTCGCAAATATACTCAATCAGAGAACAGAACACTTCGCTCACTTATTTGATGTACGGATGTACAATTCTGTAATGAAAACTACCCCGCACTCAACGCCAGCTTTCCCATCCCGCTAGTCAAGAAAGAAATCCACACCCGGTTTCAGTGTATCAGTGCAATGTTGAAAAGCTAGACTCATTTTCCTCTCTCTCAATCTCCCGCTCTGTTCGCTAAATTTCCCGACTATTTTTCCGTCCTGCTGCGACCAACAGAGAGCACCCAAAAAAGAGTGGCCATCCATACAGCTTATTACTATGTGCGCTTGTGTCTTTTCGAAATACGTACACATCCTCCCTGTGACGCCTGCCTTGCTTGGCATATCAATTTATTCATAAACATTTTGGTCGAATGAGAATGAGAGACATAAGCGTACGAGGTGATTTACTGGGCCGACTGTTGCTTACGTTGCCCTGTGTGATGTGGTGGGCTGATTTTTTGGGCGCTTTTAATAGGGTGATGTATGCATAGTTTTCCCGCGGGTTGGTTAAATAT encodes:
- the LOC129724556 gene encoding uncharacterized protein LOC129724556: MIIFHARCIQNKRKVRRFSSRLISYTSCIVFILVSPCLLQTLPYVRRIFASQTTPVINYTTSTDRFHTHSVHRFDTNLFQLRPTSNSQAADENRTDDILTVSLPSPHIAPSCAILPCSALGAIATVPTERASVCSCGYYTSKENF